The Natribaculum luteum genome contains the following window.
CGAGACGGCGTTCGTCCTCGGCGCGATCCTCGTGGCGCTCGTCTTGCTCATCAACGGAATCGTGCTCCATCTGGGCGGAACCGGGAGGGGACGATGAGCCGGGAAACGCTCCGGCCGGACGACTCGATGTGGGGCCCGACCGACCGGATCAGCCTCGAGTCGATCACGCACGGGTTCGACGGAACGACCGTGTTCGAAGACGTGTCGCTGGCGGTCGAACCCGGCGAAACGGTCGCGATCATCGGCCCCTCCGGAGTGGGAAAGACGACGCTCTTGCGGATGCTCGCGCTGTTTTTGCGCCCCGGCGATGGAATCGTCCGGGTCGACGGCGACGACGTGTGGGCACTGTCCAAACGCGACCGACTCGAGGCCCGCCGTCGCGTCGGAATGGTGTTTCAGGAGGCGAACCTCTTCGACGCGTCCGTCCGTCGGAACGTCGCCTACGGCATGCAGGTGCGGCGTCGCTGGGCCGATCGACTTCGGCGACACGTCGAACGTCTCCTCGGGGAGGAAAACAGGAGAGTCATCGAGGCGCTCGAGCTCGTCGGACTCGCGGACGCGGTCGACCGGAACGTCGGGTCGCTGTCCGGCGGCGAGGCCCAGCGCGTGGCGTTCGCCCGCGCGATCGCGTACGATCCCGACTACCTGCTGCTCGACGAGCCGACGTCGGACCTCGACCCGCGAAACACCGCCGTCATCGAGGACGCCGTGACGGCCGCCAGAAACGACGGCATCGGCGTCGCACTCGCGACACACGACATGAACCAGGCCCGTCGGATCGCCGACCGCGTGGCCGTCTTGCTGGACGACTCGATCATCGAGGTGGGGCCGACCGAGCAGGTGTTCACCGATCCC
Protein-coding sequences here:
- a CDS encoding amino acid ABC transporter ATP-binding protein, translated to MSRETLRPDDSMWGPTDRISLESITHGFDGTTVFEDVSLAVEPGETVAIIGPSGVGKTTLLRMLALFLRPGDGIVRVDGDDVWALSKRDRLEARRRVGMVFQEANLFDASVRRNVAYGMQVRRRWADRLRRHVERLLGEENRRVIEALELVGLADAVDRNVGSLSGGEAQRVAFARAIAYDPDYLLLDEPTSDLDPRNTAVIEDAVTAARNDGIGVALATHDMNQARRIADRVAVLLDDSIIEVGPTEQVFTDPGDPRARKFIDGELVY